From the Acetobacter aceti genome, one window contains:
- a CDS encoding sensor histidine kinase gives MRRRDPQYGWRSCRFVVSFLIEIRSLFDSVRSRMAIVIMGSVLPVAALEALLIWQDYVRLNETGTQRGEFALSELGKYLESEAFRTESMLGQIDQTADNASLRRFLLLAQAASKGRYCLLAVVDEAGNLLDALTGADDTNCFVAARDIRPATAPAHLWMYQDRPYLRIVQEFPAAEEGNGKRFIVAVQSVAWDPSAFDSASSFHEGAEKVSSKSLSAWFVMEDGSLVSVCPRCVWASPAAEMVAKARKAARNHYDRMRIEERIGSRSYVYGSLGYGDSALIEVRQLPEERRALFLLIGWIMMVGILLAAGLSGVMVAGRRLVIEPLNQLTHDVETWMRKGKYENIADSRMPQEFRKLSGAFGTATWRLAHREAELEAALMHQKRLVAEIHHRVKNNLQIVGSLLSLQANRASGSDVRMALLAARNRVRILSMLQRLLYVGDELADLSMTEFLPALTQQIQRSAPEDVRRRVTIEEDAGGVMLSPDIATPVVLIIAEVLLNALNHGFPDERSGTVRVSLSQANDVMTLTIEGDDDSTTALQGGGDEGEFGLQLVRGFVRQIGGKLRIEEGAGLRVVVTCPVKGSRRDEGGELLPIREMRS, from the coding sequence ATGAGGCGACGTGATCCTCAATACGGCTGGCGATCCTGCCGCTTTGTGGTTTCTTTCCTGATCGAAATCAGAAGTCTGTTCGATTCTGTCCGAAGCCGGATGGCGATTGTCATCATGGGCTCCGTGCTGCCTGTTGCAGCTCTTGAGGCTTTGCTCATCTGGCAGGATTATGTCCGCCTGAACGAGACAGGCACCCAGCGCGGTGAATTCGCGCTCTCAGAGCTTGGAAAATATCTGGAAAGTGAGGCTTTTCGTACAGAGTCGATGCTGGGGCAGATCGACCAGACGGCCGATAACGCTTCTCTCAGGCGCTTCCTGCTGCTGGCGCAGGCAGCCAGCAAGGGGCGGTACTGCCTTCTCGCCGTCGTCGATGAAGCCGGAAATTTACTGGATGCTTTGACCGGCGCCGACGACACCAACTGCTTTGTCGCTGCACGTGATATCAGACCCGCTACCGCTCCCGCGCATCTCTGGATGTATCAGGATCGCCCCTATCTGAGGATCGTGCAGGAATTTCCTGCTGCTGAAGAAGGAAACGGAAAGCGTTTTATTGTCGCGGTGCAGTCAGTCGCGTGGGATCCGAGTGCGTTCGACAGCGCTTCCTCGTTCCATGAAGGAGCAGAAAAGGTCTCTTCAAAATCCCTGTCCGCCTGGTTCGTCATGGAAGACGGATCGCTTGTGTCAGTATGCCCACGCTGTGTCTGGGCTTCGCCAGCAGCGGAGATGGTCGCCAAAGCCAGAAAGGCTGCCCGCAACCATTATGATCGTATGCGCATTGAAGAGCGTATAGGCAGCCGATCCTATGTTTACGGTTCTCTTGGTTACGGTGATTCCGCACTGATCGAGGTGAGGCAGTTGCCGGAGGAAAGACGTGCACTTTTCCTGCTGATCGGATGGATCATGATGGTCGGCATCCTGCTGGCCGCCGGGCTGTCGGGGGTTATGGTCGCCGGGCGGAGGCTTGTGATCGAGCCCTTGAATCAGTTGACCCATGACGTCGAGACCTGGATGCGGAAAGGCAAGTACGAAAATATCGCAGACTCACGCATGCCACAGGAGTTTCGCAAGCTTTCCGGCGCATTCGGCACGGCGACATGGCGACTGGCCCATCGCGAAGCGGAGCTTGAAGCGGCGCTGATGCACCAGAAGCGACTGGTTGCTGAAATCCATCACCGAGTGAAAAACAATCTTCAGATTGTCGGTTCCCTCCTCAGCCTGCAGGCCAACAGGGCTTCCGGAAGCGATGTGCGCATGGCGCTCCTGGCCGCCCGCAACCGGGTAAGAATTCTCTCAATGCTGCAACGCCTGCTGTATGTGGGTGACGAGCTTGCAGATCTGAGCATGACAGAGTTTCTTCCCGCCCTGACGCAACAGATACAACGGTCTGCGCCTGAGGACGTCAGGCGTCGGGTGACAATTGAGGAGGACGCGGGAGGTGTCATGCTGTCCCCCGATATTGCGACTCCGGTTGTGCTGATTATCGCCGAAGTGCTGTTGAATGCGTTGAATCACGGGTTTCCCGACGAGCGGAGCGGGACAGTGCGCGTCTCTCTTTCCCAGGCGAATGACGTCATGACACTGACAATCGAAGGTGATGATGACAGCACTACCGCGTTGCAGGGGGGAGGAGACGAAGGAGAGTTCGGGTTGCAGCTTGTTCGAGGATTTGTCAGACAGATAGGTGGAAAGCTTCGTATCGAGGAGGGAGCGGGCCTGCGTGTGGTTGTAACCTGTCCCGTGAAAGGCAGTCGCCGGGATGAGGGAGGAGAGCTGCTTCCAATTCGCGAAATGCGAAGCTGA
- a CDS encoding NepR family anti-sigma factor, giving the protein MSARDRKPSSSAKSGKKEDDAFDIWLKRGLHQLFDDVAKEPIPEELLRLLEERDEGQ; this is encoded by the coding sequence ATGTCGGCCAGAGACCGAAAGCCCAGTTCTTCCGCGAAAAGCGGAAAGAAAGAGGATGATGCGTTCGATATCTGGTTGAAGCGTGGCCTTCATCAGCTTTTCGATGATGTTGCCAAAGAGCCAATCCCTGAAGAACTTCTGCGGCTTCTTGAAGAGCGTGATGAAGGTCAGTGA
- a CDS encoding sigma-70 family RNA polymerase sigma factor, with product MADTFQTQIVAILPKLRVQALALTRNRAQAEDLVQDAVCNALGARDSFIPGTNFPAWMHRILRNRFISDLRKRRATTDIDDLPGDMLATKPDHEDRLAVKDLSFALARLPADQREALVLVVLQGMSYQELAEATGCAVGTAKSRVFRARRQLEAWMMGELPESDRLRQQAMALRQEVEQRRKQSGHHDAATNSAFR from the coding sequence ATGGCTGATACCTTCCAGACCCAGATCGTTGCTATCCTGCCCAAGCTTCGCGTTCAGGCACTTGCGCTCACGCGCAATCGTGCTCAGGCGGAGGATCTGGTGCAGGATGCCGTGTGCAATGCACTCGGTGCACGAGACAGCTTTATTCCTGGAACCAACTTTCCGGCATGGATGCATCGCATCCTGCGGAACCGTTTCATCTCCGATCTGCGCAAGCGCAGAGCAACGACAGACATCGATGATCTGCCAGGCGACATGCTAGCGACCAAGCCGGATCACGAGGACCGTCTGGCCGTCAAGGATCTGAGTTTTGCCCTTGCGCGGCTGCCGGCTGATCAGCGTGAGGCGCTGGTTCTGGTCGTGCTGCAGGGCATGAGCTATCAGGAACTTGCTGAGGCGACAGGCTGTGCGGTGGGGACAGCCAAAAGTCGCGTATTCCGCGCTCGCCGTCAGCTTGAGGCATGGATGATGGGTGAATTGCCCGAGAGTGACCGTCTGCGTCAGCAGGCAATGGCGCTGCGCCAGGAAGTTGAGCAGCGTCGTAAACAGTCCGGTCACCATGACGCGGCAACAAATTCGGCCTTCAGGTAA
- a CDS encoding carbohydrate porin — translation MSRQAVMLKTSPMFRFDIRKAVAGVLACFLTVGFVEDASARSPYTNETNQPRKSDAFYDPSPDVSNPPMYGEGQEIVPLYQSIPGFLQAPYGPPSFGPPYGTSHLFGDWGGVQPWLQKHGVYVAVNVYESLSGNPIGGKKQTVTDAGQVGVTLDIDWQKILNAGHWSDNLWLHMLAVNGHGRNLSSEFGDNGNQVQQIYGARGNVVAHLVWAYFEKSMYHNKVDWAMGWIPTGTFFNNSPWGCSFMNVWMCGNVTPTKYLNGGRDWPSGNIGTVLRLMPTKHIYIMGGLFAVSPHSYNGGISGWSWAQSGLGKLSTEVELGWIPEFGKNHLIGHYKVGVMYDNSKYNDLYKDIYGHAWVTSGEPARRQSGQTSMWVMIDQMLVRHGDGPMNGLIIGGQYSYASGQTSAMKNHLVGVIMDTGHWWSRPKDMVGFAFQWAEFSRSAIRQQEASQAAGLPFQGANFGVPYGIQSHENIYELFYTIQVIPGINVQPDFQYIQRPGGSTVFKNAAVFSSAFSFTL, via the coding sequence ATGTCACGACAGGCCGTCATGTTGAAAACCAGTCCGATGTTCCGGTTCGATATCCGCAAGGCTGTCGCCGGTGTGCTTGCGTGCTTTTTAACTGTCGGTTTTGTTGAGGACGCCTCCGCGCGATCTCCGTACACCAATGAGACGAATCAGCCCCGGAAAAGCGACGCATTTTACGATCCTTCGCCGGACGTCTCGAACCCTCCCATGTATGGTGAAGGACAGGAGATCGTTCCACTCTACCAGTCGATACCGGGCTTTCTTCAGGCTCCCTATGGGCCGCCGTCATTTGGACCACCCTATGGCACCTCTCATCTTTTTGGTGACTGGGGCGGTGTGCAGCCGTGGCTGCAGAAGCACGGTGTCTACGTGGCTGTGAACGTATATGAGAGTCTTTCCGGCAATCCGATCGGCGGCAAGAAGCAGACAGTGACGGATGCCGGTCAGGTTGGTGTGACGCTGGATATCGACTGGCAGAAAATCCTGAATGCCGGTCACTGGTCGGACAACCTGTGGCTGCACATGCTGGCAGTTAACGGTCATGGTCGAAACCTGAGTTCCGAATTCGGTGATAATGGCAACCAGGTCCAGCAGATTTACGGTGCGCGTGGTAACGTCGTGGCGCATCTGGTCTGGGCATATTTTGAAAAGTCGATGTACCACAACAAGGTCGACTGGGCCATGGGGTGGATTCCGACAGGAACGTTTTTCAACAACTCCCCCTGGGGGTGCTCATTCATGAACGTGTGGATGTGCGGCAACGTCACACCGACAAAATATCTGAATGGTGGTCGCGACTGGCCGTCGGGCAATATCGGGACGGTGCTGCGTCTGATGCCGACGAAGCATATCTACATCATGGGCGGTCTTTTTGCGGTGTCACCGCATTCCTATAATGGCGGTATCTCCGGCTGGTCATGGGCTCAGTCTGGGCTTGGGAAACTTTCGACCGAAGTTGAACTGGGCTGGATTCCGGAGTTCGGGAAAAATCATCTGATCGGCCATTACAAGGTCGGCGTGATGTACGATAATTCAAAATATAATGACCTGTACAAAGATATCTATGGTCACGCCTGGGTGACATCCGGAGAGCCGGCACGTCGTCAGAGCGGACAGACCTCCATGTGGGTCATGATCGATCAGATGCTGGTGCGCCATGGCGACGGACCAATGAATGGCCTGATCATCGGCGGCCAGTACAGCTACGCCTCCGGTCAGACTTCGGCGATGAAAAATCACCTTGTCGGCGTAATCATGGATACCGGCCACTGGTGGTCACGACCGAAAGACATGGTGGGTTTTGCTTTCCAGTGGGCAGAGTTCAGCCGTTCGGCCATTCGGCAGCAGGAGGCCTCGCAGGCTGCGGGACTGCCGTTTCAGGGAGCGAATTTCGGCGTTCCTTACGGCATTCAGTCTCACGAAAACATTTACGAGCTTTTCTACACAATTCAGGTCATTCCCGGCATCAATGTTCAGCCTGACTTCCAGTACATCCAGCGTCCTGGTGGCAGCACAGTCTTCAAGAATGCCGCAGTCTTCAGTTCGGCATTCAGCTTCACTCTCTGA
- the cobU gene encoding bifunctional adenosylcobinamide kinase/adenosylcobinamide-phosphate guanylyltransferase has product MIELVLGGVRSGKSHYAESVVKQFPAPWVYLATGRAWDAEMQERITRHQADRGEGWRTVEEPLELADALVAAGEAPVLVDCLTLWLTNLLMEGRDISVAKKQLLDVLSCRKALTVLVGNEVGLGIVPENALARRFRDEAGWLHQAIASQAQKVVLSVAGIPCVIKNVSGAAGD; this is encoded by the coding sequence ATGATTGAACTGGTTCTGGGGGGCGTCCGGTCCGGCAAAAGTCACTATGCCGAGAGCGTGGTGAAGCAATTTCCGGCACCATGGGTTTATCTTGCCACGGGGCGGGCATGGGACGCGGAGATGCAGGAACGCATTACCCGCCATCAGGCTGACCGTGGAGAAGGCTGGCGCACGGTTGAAGAGCCGCTGGAACTGGCGGATGCACTGGTCGCGGCGGGCGAGGCGCCCGTTCTGGTCGATTGCCTCACACTCTGGCTGACCAATCTTCTGATGGAAGGGCGGGATATTTCAGTTGCAAAAAAGCAGTTGCTGGATGTGCTGTCCTGCCGCAAGGCCCTGACTGTGCTCGTCGGCAATGAAGTTGGTCTTGGTATTGTGCCAGAGAATGCGTTGGCGCGTCGTTTCAGGGATGAGGCGGGTTGGCTGCATCAGGCTATCGCCAGCCAGGCGCAGAAAGTTGTTCTCAGTGTGGCCGGAATTCCTTGTGTTATTAAAAATGTTTCGGGCGCTGCGGGTGACTGA
- the cobT gene encoding nicotinate-nucleotide--dimethylbenzimidazole phosphoribosyltransferase, protein MSTSPFTAPLFTDIDSLRTLCREPASSDAVAINQIAEREATLTKPAGSLGRLEELTSWLGAWQRRSTPQLERVQTIIFAGNHGVAAQGVSAWPSDVTALMVQNFHNGGAAINQLSRYADTTLTIETLEDLRPTEDFTQTPAMDEEIFLRTLTRGYNAVSPDTDLLCLGEMGIGNTTPAAALSAALFGGDGKEWAGRGAGNDDAAMARKISAIDRALDLHRASLADPLQVARRLGGHELAAIMGAVIAARIHGIPVLLDGFVCTAAVAPLHILHAEGLAHCRISHCSAETGHTRLAAHLKQKPLLDFDLRLGEASGATLAVPLLRAALACHTGMHTFAEAGIAG, encoded by the coding sequence ATGAGCACGTCCCCTTTTACAGCCCCCCTTTTTACAGACATAGACAGTCTGCGCACCCTGTGCCGCGAACCCGCATCCAGCGATGCAGTCGCCATAAACCAGATTGCCGAACGTGAGGCCACACTCACCAAACCGGCTGGCAGTCTGGGGCGCCTGGAAGAACTGACGTCATGGCTTGGCGCGTGGCAACGGCGAAGCACTCCGCAACTTGAACGTGTGCAGACGATCATCTTTGCAGGCAATCATGGCGTTGCAGCGCAGGGCGTCTCGGCATGGCCTTCGGATGTAACGGCCCTCATGGTGCAGAATTTCCATAATGGCGGCGCGGCCATCAACCAGCTTTCCCGATATGCAGACACGACGCTGACCATAGAAACGCTGGAAGATCTCCGCCCGACGGAGGATTTCACGCAGACCCCCGCCATGGATGAAGAGATTTTTCTTCGCACCCTTACGCGCGGTTACAACGCTGTTTCACCCGATACCGACCTGCTCTGCCTGGGTGAAATGGGCATCGGCAACACCACGCCGGCCGCCGCACTTTCGGCAGCGTTGTTCGGTGGAGACGGCAAGGAATGGGCCGGGCGGGGAGCGGGGAATGACGATGCCGCCATGGCTCGCAAGATTTCCGCCATTGACCGGGCTCTGGATCTCCATCGCGCCTCTCTGGCAGACCCGCTTCAGGTTGCCCGGCGACTGGGAGGGCATGAACTCGCCGCCATCATGGGAGCCGTCATAGCCGCCCGCATCCACGGAATTCCGGTGCTTCTGGATGGTTTCGTCTGCACGGCCGCAGTCGCTCCTCTTCACATCCTGCATGCGGAAGGTCTGGCCCACTGCCGCATTTCACACTGCTCCGCCGAGACCGGCCACACCCGGCTGGCGGCCCACCTGAAACAAAAGCCCCTTCTGGATTTTGATCTCCGGCTGGGAGAGGCATCCGGCGCCACCCTTGCGGTTCCCCTGCTCCGGGCGGCACTCGCCTGCCATACCGGCATGCATACCTTTGCCGAGGCCGGGATTGCCGGATAA
- the cobS gene encoding adenosylcobinamide-GDP ribazoletransferase — translation MFTRLPLQWLEKHAADVDLRRSIWVWPLAGALVGCLTACAMWIGYAAHLPPVVSAICAVMAQLLVTGGLHEDGLADSADGLVGGGTVERRLEIMRDSRIGSYGALALGTSVALRCACMASLPASCLFPSLILAGSVSRAAMLLELKWGKPARQDGLASALFSLAPRPLAVALLTPLLLAALLIPADEIIAPFAIALLVTFLMHRFSMKKIGGFTGDILGAEAVLAELTVLVSLTGLNG, via the coding sequence ATGTTCACCCGCCTGCCCCTGCAATGGCTCGAAAAACATGCGGCGGATGTCGATCTTCGGCGCTCGATCTGGGTCTGGCCGCTCGCGGGCGCGCTGGTCGGTTGCCTGACAGCCTGCGCCATGTGGATCGGTTATGCCGCACATCTTCCTCCTGTGGTCTCGGCTATCTGCGCCGTAATGGCGCAACTTCTCGTCACCGGTGGTCTTCATGAAGACGGACTTGCTGACAGTGCTGACGGGCTGGTTGGCGGCGGAACAGTGGAGCGCCGTCTGGAGATCATGCGGGACAGCCGCATTGGTTCCTATGGGGCGCTGGCGCTGGGCACCTCCGTTGCACTGCGTTGCGCCTGTATGGCTTCCCTTCCCGCATCCTGCCTGTTCCCGTCATTGATTCTGGCTGGCAGCGTCTCTCGTGCCGCCATGCTGCTGGAACTGAAATGGGGAAAACCCGCGCGACAGGACGGACTGGCCAGCGCCCTGTTTTCTCTTGCGCCCCGCCCTCTTGCCGTAGCGCTCCTTACACCTCTTCTACTGGCGGCGCTTCTGATCCCTGCTGATGAAATCATTGCTCCTTTCGCAATCGCGCTTCTGGTGACTTTCCTGATGCATCGTTTCAGCATGAAAAAGATTGGCGGATTTACAGGAGATATTCTTGGAGCCGAAGCCGTGCTTGCGGAACTTACCGTGCTTGTCAGTCTGACCGGACTGAACGGATAA
- a CDS encoding histidine phosphatase family protein: MTIRCLARHPAVQVPRGVCYGQSDVALTTGWEVFASQLADCIRKTGIRMLVASPLMRCRMPAEWVAAHTQCELLLEPRLKEISFGDWEMRPWDDVPPSALDEWALDLLGFSSPQGESGQELISRVTAVWSEFNAGPSCAVLSHGGPLRILDALVSGKNIDLAVEAVPLGSIKMVSEKIFEE; encoded by the coding sequence ATGACCATTCGATGCCTGGCCCGACATCCTGCAGTACAGGTGCCGCGAGGTGTCTGTTATGGTCAGTCTGATGTGGCGCTGACGACAGGGTGGGAGGTCTTCGCCTCCCAGCTGGCGGACTGCATCCGGAAAACAGGTATTCGGATGCTGGTCGCTTCTCCGCTCATGCGATGCCGGATGCCTGCGGAATGGGTGGCCGCACATACGCAGTGTGAGCTGCTTCTGGAGCCGCGTCTGAAAGAGATCAGCTTTGGTGACTGGGAAATGCGTCCATGGGACGATGTTCCTCCAAGCGCTCTGGATGAATGGGCTCTTGATCTGCTCGGATTTTCCTCTCCGCAAGGAGAAAGCGGTCAGGAACTGATCTCTCGGGTCACAGCCGTCTGGAGCGAATTTAATGCAGGCCCGTCTTGTGCTGTCCTCTCGCACGGAGGCCCATTACGTATTCTGGATGCTCTTGTTTCGGGAAAGAACATTGATCTGGCGGTTGAGGCAGTGCCGTTAGGATCGATAAAGATGGTTTCAGAGAAGATTTTTGAAGAATAA
- the zwf gene encoding glucose-6-phosphate dehydrogenase, which translates to MDAAGSSSKIQADGKRADSEAVAFDFVIVGATGDLTMRKLLPAFYECFRRGQIDRTTKIIGVARSDLSIQDYRVKAEEALRDFVAADSYDDVTVRDFLGLVHYVSLDMSDRATDWSGLISLLSTNGGRPRVFYVATAPRLYVPTADAIGHNKLITESTRIVLEKPIGTDQATAAEINDGVGRYFTEEQIFRIDHYLGKQTVQNILALRFANPILERVWNTDSIAHVQITAAETVGVGKRGPYYDNAGALRDMVQNHLLQVLSLVAMEPPTAFSAMDLRDEKLKILRALKPMSDHDIATDTVRAQYGEGHPNGKLAPGYLEDLGAPTSTTETYLAIRAEIRTARWAGVPFYIRTGKRMASKETTVVVEFRPQPWAIFADNPEPSQLVLRIQPNEGVSLSLASKDPASEQYRLKEAVLDVDYVKAFNTRYPDSYEDLLMAAVRGDQVLFIRRDEVEASWRWIEPILRGWEKNIRPLETYPAGTQGPASSDQLLARDGFVWKENIQ; encoded by the coding sequence ATGGATGCTGCTGGTTCATCCAGCAAGATTCAGGCCGATGGAAAACGAGCTGATTCGGAAGCTGTCGCCTTCGATTTCGTGATCGTTGGGGCAACTGGCGATCTGACGATGCGCAAGCTTCTTCCCGCTTTTTATGAGTGTTTCCGTCGCGGGCAGATCGACAGGACCACGAAAATTATCGGTGTTGCCCGGTCCGACCTGAGTATCCAGGACTATCGGGTCAAGGCTGAAGAGGCTCTGAGAGACTTTGTGGCGGCAGACTCATATGATGACGTCACAGTCAGGGACTTTCTGGGCCTCGTGCACTATGTTTCACTTGATATGTCGGACAGGGCCACGGACTGGAGCGGACTGATCAGTCTGCTTTCCACGAACGGGGGCCGTCCACGGGTCTTCTACGTTGCGACAGCTCCGAGGCTCTACGTTCCGACCGCGGATGCGATCGGGCATAACAAGCTGATCACCGAAAGCACGCGGATCGTTCTGGAAAAGCCGATCGGTACGGATCAGGCTACCGCTGCCGAGATCAATGACGGCGTTGGCCGGTATTTCACGGAAGAGCAGATCTTCCGGATAGACCACTATCTCGGCAAACAGACCGTGCAGAACATTCTGGCGCTCCGGTTCGCCAACCCTATCCTTGAGCGCGTGTGGAACACTGATTCCATTGCGCACGTGCAGATTACCGCTGCTGAAACGGTTGGAGTAGGGAAGCGGGGACCGTATTATGACAATGCGGGCGCTCTGCGGGACATGGTGCAGAACCATCTGCTGCAGGTTCTGAGCCTTGTTGCAATGGAGCCGCCGACGGCCTTTTCGGCCATGGACCTCAGAGACGAAAAACTGAAGATTCTCCGGGCGCTGAAGCCTATGTCTGACCATGACATAGCAACTGATACGGTGCGGGCCCAGTATGGCGAGGGTCACCCAAATGGTAAGCTGGCGCCGGGATATCTTGAGGATCTTGGCGCACCGACGAGCACCACGGAGACCTATCTTGCCATCAGGGCGGAAATCCGGACGGCACGCTGGGCAGGCGTGCCATTCTATATTCGCACTGGCAAACGGATGGCCAGCAAGGAAACGACAGTCGTCGTTGAATTTCGTCCTCAGCCATGGGCTATTTTTGCAGACAATCCTGAACCCAGCCAACTGGTGTTGCGCATTCAGCCGAATGAGGGTGTTTCCCTCTCGCTGGCCAGCAAGGACCCTGCTTCAGAACAGTATCGTCTGAAAGAAGCCGTGCTTGATGTGGATTATGTGAAGGCTTTCAACACCCGTTATCCGGATTCCTACGAAGACCTGTTGATGGCCGCCGTACGTGGCGATCAGGTTCTGTTTATCCGACGGGACGAGGTTGAGGCTTCCTGGCGCTGGATCGAGCCGATTCTTCGTGGCTGGGAAAAGAATATCCGACCTCTCGAAACATACCCGGCCGGGACGCAGGGACCGGCCTCGTCAGATCAGTTGCTGGCGCGTGACGGCTTTGTCTGGAAAGAAAATATTCAATGA
- a CDS encoding DUF2312 domain-containing protein produces the protein MSDVPFDIDDDAAASRARQAADPESNVGGIAADRLRSIIERVERLEEERKALAGDIKDIFSEAKSAGFDVATIKQILRLRKKEPSEIEEQETLLDIYKRALGM, from the coding sequence ATGTCTGACGTCCCTTTTGATATTGACGACGATGCCGCTGCCAGCCGTGCTCGCCAGGCCGCTGACCCGGAATCAAATGTCGGTGGCATTGCTGCCGATCGACTGCGCAGCATTATCGAGCGCGTCGAACGTCTTGAAGAAGAGCGCAAAGCTCTTGCCGGCGATATTAAAGATATTTTCAGTGAAGCGAAATCCGCCGGATTTGATGTGGCGACCATCAAGCAGATTCTGAGACTGAGAAAGAAAGAACCTTCCGAAATTGAAGAGCAGGAAACGCTTCTCGATATCTACAAAAGAGCCTTGGGAATGTAA
- a CDS encoding NAD(P)-binding domain-containing protein translates to MEELNRRVRSDLQKIQYATKDWSFPRQKGDEKVLDVAIIGAGQGGIATCFGLMRRGISNVCMFDMAPQGGEGPWITFARMLTLRTPKYVTGPDLGIPSLTPQSWYEARYGKEAWEKLHKIPRQDWQAYLDWVRDILALPVQNEHHLRDMDWQDGLVRLTFACKDDVRKYVWARKVVLATGIQGGGKWHIPAFISSVVSPDRYAHTSDPMDFDQLRGKRIGVLGAGASAFDNAATALEAGALSVDLCLRRKTIPSVNPYRWMENAGFLSYFSELPDVIRWRFMHRIYDLNQPPPQDTFWRCRKHQNFSFHTACPWLAVREEGGEVVVTTPDKEMRFDFLIIGTGFLMDLTLRPEMKAFASRVVLWRDHFIPPEGQESPVLGSYPYLGKSFQFLPKDENDPLAPMMSAIHNFTFSATPSMGLSGSSVSAMRFGVEKLTFAIGRDLFVEDGERHLQSLLEYNEDELVSLDPPE, encoded by the coding sequence ATGGAAGAACTCAACAGGCGTGTTCGCTCGGACCTTCAGAAAATTCAGTATGCAACAAAGGACTGGAGTTTCCCTCGCCAGAAGGGGGACGAGAAAGTACTTGATGTCGCGATTATCGGCGCCGGGCAAGGAGGAATCGCCACCTGTTTCGGTCTGATGCGCCGGGGAATTTCCAATGTCTGCATGTTTGACATGGCTCCTCAGGGAGGCGAGGGACCATGGATTACCTTTGCGCGGATGCTTACTCTCCGGACGCCAAAATACGTCACAGGGCCAGACCTCGGGATACCAAGTCTGACACCGCAGTCCTGGTATGAAGCCAGATATGGCAAAGAAGCGTGGGAAAAGCTGCACAAGATTCCACGGCAGGACTGGCAGGCCTATCTGGACTGGGTTCGCGACATTCTGGCGCTGCCGGTCCAGAATGAGCATCATCTCAGAGATATGGACTGGCAGGACGGCCTTGTGAGGCTGACATTCGCCTGCAAAGATGACGTCCGGAAATATGTGTGGGCTCGTAAGGTCGTGCTGGCGACCGGCATTCAGGGCGGTGGGAAATGGCATATTCCAGCGTTCATTTCCTCGGTGGTGTCACCGGATCGTTATGCTCACACTTCCGATCCGATGGATTTCGATCAACTGCGTGGAAAGAGAATTGGCGTTCTGGGAGCAGGAGCGTCAGCGTTTGATAACGCGGCAACGGCTCTGGAAGCCGGGGCTCTGAGCGTTGATCTCTGTCTGCGCCGCAAGACTATTCCCTCCGTCAATCCCTACCGCTGGATGGAGAATGCAGGATTTCTGAGTTATTTTTCGGAACTTCCTGATGTGATCCGATGGCGTTTCATGCACAGGATCTATGATCTTAACCAGCCTCCACCGCAGGACACGTTCTGGCGTTGCCGCAAACATCAGAATTTTTCCTTTCACACGGCTTGCCCATGGCTGGCTGTCAGGGAGGAAGGAGGAGAGGTTGTCGTGACAACGCCCGACAAGGAAATGCGGTTTGATTTCCTGATTATCGGAACAGGTTTTCTGATGGATCTCACGCTTCGTCCGGAGATGAAGGCGTTCGCTTCGCGTGTGGTCCTGTGGCGGGACCATTTTATCCCGCCGGAAGGGCAGGAAAGCCCGGTCCTGGGAAGTTATCCTTATCTCGGAAAGAGTTTCCAGTTTCTACCGAAAGATGAAAACGACCCTCTGGCCCCGATGATGTCCGCAATCCACAATTTCACCTTTTCAGCCACGCCCAGCATGGGGCTGTCCGGATCTTCCGTGAGCGCAATGCGCTTTGGCGTCGAGAAGTTGACGTTTGCAATTGGTCGCGATCTGTTTGTGGAAGATGGTGAGAGGCACCTTCAGAGTCTTCTTGAGTATAATGAAGATGAACTGGTCAGCCTTGACCCTCCAGAATAA
- a CDS encoding Hint domain-containing protein, with protein sequence MFFENKFIPARMIVNGQSIFYDRTSISCDYFHIETAEHAVIWTNDTLKESCLDSRKPFDVCRRKYGASFRVANIVGSVECRHVSLHGWF encoded by the coding sequence CTGTTTTTTGAGAACAAATTCATCCCGGCACGGATGATAGTTAACGGTCAGAGTATTTTTTACGATCGCACCTCCATCAGTTGCGACTATTTTCACATTGAAACCGCAGAACATGCAGTGATCTGGACCAATGACACCCTGAAGGAAAGTTGTCTGGATAGCAGGAAACCGTTCGATGTTTGCAGAAGGAAGTACGGAGCTTCGTTCCGGGTCGCAAACATCGTGGGAAGTGTGGAATGCCGGCATGTCAGCTTGCACGGATGGTTTTGA